The Gallus gallus isolate bGalGal1 chromosome 3, bGalGal1.mat.broiler.GRCg7b, whole genome shotgun sequence genome window below encodes:
- the TTC32 gene encoding tetratricopeptide repeat protein 32 isoform X1, whose translation MLREAAAGGTAELLAAAHAQFAARHFAEAEELYSRFIAGGAGRTGRDLATALNNRGQIKYLRVDFDAAMEDYTAAIQSQPAFEVPYYNRGLVLYRLGCFDEAMKDFRKVLELNPQFEDAALSLKQAILDKEEKQKRGY comes from the exons ATGCTGCgcgaggcggcggcgggcggcacCGCCGAGCTGCTGGCGGCGGCGCACGCGCAGTTCGCGGCGCGGCACTTCGCGGAGGCGGAGGAGCTCTACAGCCGTTTCATCGCGGGGGGCGCGGG CAGAACCGGCCGCGATCTCGCCACCGCCCTGAACAACCGCGGGCAGATCAAATACCTCCGGGTGGACTTCGACGCCGCCATGGAGGATTACACGGCCGCCATCCAGAGCCAGCCTGCCTTCGAGGTGCCCTACTACAACCGGGGCCTCGTGCTTTACCGGCTGG GATGCTTTGATGAGGCCATGAAGGATTTCAGGAAAGTTTTAGAGTTGAACCCTCAGTTTGAGGATGCTGCATTGAGTCTAAAACAGGCTATTcttgacaaagaagaaaaacaaaaacgaGGTTATTGA
- the TTC32 gene encoding tetratricopeptide repeat protein 32 isoform X2: MLREAAAGGTAELLAAAHAQFAARHFAEAEELYSRFIAGGAGTGRDLATALNNRGQIKYLRVDFDAAMEDYTAAIQSQPAFEVPYYNRGLVLYRLGCFDEAMKDFRKVLELNPQFEDAALSLKQAILDKEEKQKRGY; this comes from the exons ATGCTGCgcgaggcggcggcgggcggcacCGCCGAGCTGCTGGCGGCGGCGCACGCGCAGTTCGCGGCGCGGCACTTCGCGGAGGCGGAGGAGCTCTACAGCCGTTTCATCGCGGGGGGCGCGGG AACCGGCCGCGATCTCGCCACCGCCCTGAACAACCGCGGGCAGATCAAATACCTCCGGGTGGACTTCGACGCCGCCATGGAGGATTACACGGCCGCCATCCAGAGCCAGCCTGCCTTCGAGGTGCCCTACTACAACCGGGGCCTCGTGCTTTACCGGCTGG GATGCTTTGATGAGGCCATGAAGGATTTCAGGAAAGTTTTAGAGTTGAACCCTCAGTTTGAGGATGCTGCATTGAGTCTAAAACAGGCTATTcttgacaaagaagaaaaacaaaaacgaGGTTATTGA